One Quadrisphaera sp. RL12-1S DNA segment encodes these proteins:
- the ileS gene encoding isoleucine--tRNA ligase: MTELGEQKKSYPLASALGDGTGVPASPSFPDLEAAVLAHWKADDTFEASVGAREAGEKGSNEYVFYDGPPFANGLPHYGHLLTGYVKDVVPRYQTMLGKRVERRFGWDCHGLPAEVEAERQLGITHKSQIEELGVAAFNDACRTSVLKYTDEWRDYVTRQARWVDFDHDYKTLDTDYMESVMWAFKTLWDKGLVYEGFRVLAYCWRCETPLSNTETRMDDVYRQRQDPAVTVGMTLTSGEWAGAKALVWTTTPWTLPSNLAMAVGPDVEYALVEPSEGAFAGQRLVMAAARVGAYARELGESPVVLATKVGRELLGTTYTPAFSYFTGRENAHQVLLADYVTTDDGTGVVHIAPAFGEDDKLVTDAAGIEAVVPVDGQGRFDARVSDYEGQHVFDANTVIIKDLKAATRGGDEAASSPVTDGTVLVRQETYDHPYPHCWRCGNALIYRAVSSWFVAVSQFRDRMVELNQQIDWVPGHVKDGSFGKWLEGARDWSISRNRFWGSPIPVWTSDDPTYPRVDVYGSLAELERDFGVQVTDLHRPFVDELTRPNPDDPRPEGERSTMRRVPEVLDCWFESGSMPFAQVHYPFENAEWFEDHYPGDFIVEYVGQTRGWFYTLHVLATALFDRPAFRTALVHGIVLGDDGRKMSKSLRNYPDVSEVFARDGADAMRWFLMSSPILRGGNLVTTEAGIRDGVRQVLLPLWSTWYFLALYAGALRPDGAQDDDGAGIVGRWRTDSPHELDRYVLASLRDLVGQVRGQLDALDVAGACESVRVFLDLLTNWYVRRSRERFWGNGPDAVDAVDTLHTVLEVLTRVVAPLLPLTAEEVWRGLTGGRSVHLADYPSVEDLPGDPDLVEAMDAVRAACSAALGLRKAGGLRVRQPLPRLTVAVPGGGSEGALAQLVSLVADEVNVKDVVLLDAEDSAAERFGVTQKLTVNARAAGPRIGKQVQQAIQASRSGAFEVRTAPDGTESVVAGGIELLPGEYELSTVVAQDTEGASERATATLPGGGFVVLETAVDDALAAEGWANDVVRLVQDARKTAGLHVSDRIALVLDVPDEREAWARAHAGRIAEEVLATSVEVRPGSDDVLVEVTKAAAAASAR; encoded by the coding sequence GTGACCGAGCTCGGCGAGCAGAAGAAGTCCTACCCCCTGGCCTCGGCCCTGGGCGACGGCACCGGCGTGCCGGCCTCCCCGAGCTTCCCCGACCTCGAGGCCGCGGTGCTGGCGCACTGGAAGGCCGACGACACCTTCGAGGCCTCGGTCGGCGCCCGCGAGGCCGGCGAGAAGGGGAGCAACGAGTACGTCTTCTACGACGGACCGCCCTTCGCCAACGGCCTGCCCCACTACGGCCACCTGCTCACCGGGTACGTCAAGGACGTCGTGCCCCGCTACCAGACGATGCTCGGCAAGCGCGTCGAGCGGCGCTTCGGGTGGGACTGCCACGGCCTGCCCGCCGAGGTCGAGGCCGAGCGCCAGCTGGGCATCACGCACAAGAGCCAGATCGAGGAGCTGGGCGTCGCGGCGTTCAACGACGCGTGCCGCACCTCGGTGCTGAAGTACACCGACGAGTGGCGCGACTACGTCACCCGCCAGGCCCGCTGGGTCGACTTCGACCACGACTACAAGACCCTCGACACCGACTACATGGAGTCGGTGATGTGGGCGTTCAAGACCCTGTGGGACAAGGGCCTGGTCTACGAGGGCTTCCGCGTGCTGGCGTACTGCTGGCGCTGCGAGACGCCGCTGTCCAACACCGAGACCCGCATGGACGACGTCTACCGCCAGCGGCAGGACCCGGCCGTCACCGTCGGCATGACGCTGACCAGCGGCGAGTGGGCCGGCGCGAAGGCGCTCGTCTGGACGACGACGCCGTGGACGCTGCCCTCCAACCTCGCCATGGCCGTCGGCCCGGACGTCGAGTACGCCCTCGTGGAGCCCTCCGAGGGCGCCTTCGCGGGGCAGCGCCTCGTGATGGCCGCGGCGCGCGTCGGCGCCTACGCCCGCGAGCTGGGCGAGTCGCCGGTGGTGCTCGCCACCAAGGTCGGCCGCGAGCTGCTCGGCACCACCTACACCCCGGCCTTCTCCTACTTCACCGGCCGGGAGAACGCCCACCAGGTGCTCCTGGCCGACTACGTCACCACCGACGACGGCACCGGCGTGGTGCACATCGCTCCCGCCTTCGGCGAGGACGACAAGCTCGTCACCGACGCCGCCGGCATCGAGGCGGTCGTGCCCGTGGACGGGCAGGGGAGGTTCGACGCCCGCGTCTCCGACTACGAGGGCCAGCACGTCTTCGACGCCAACACGGTGATCATCAAGGACCTCAAGGCCGCCACCCGCGGAGGGGACGAGGCCGCCAGCAGCCCGGTCACCGACGGCACGGTGCTCGTCCGCCAGGAGACCTACGACCACCCGTACCCGCACTGCTGGCGCTGCGGCAACGCGCTCATCTACCGCGCCGTGAGCAGCTGGTTCGTGGCCGTCTCCCAGTTCCGCGACCGCATGGTCGAGCTCAACCAGCAGATCGACTGGGTGCCCGGCCACGTCAAGGACGGCTCCTTCGGCAAGTGGCTCGAGGGCGCCCGCGACTGGTCCATCAGCCGCAACCGCTTCTGGGGCAGCCCGATCCCGGTGTGGACCAGCGACGACCCCACCTACCCGCGGGTCGACGTCTACGGCTCCCTGGCCGAGCTCGAGCGCGACTTCGGCGTGCAGGTCACCGACCTCCATCGGCCGTTCGTCGACGAGCTGACCCGCCCGAACCCCGACGACCCCCGTCCTGAGGGGGAGCGCTCGACCATGCGCCGCGTGCCCGAGGTGCTCGACTGCTGGTTCGAGTCCGGCTCGATGCCGTTCGCCCAGGTCCACTACCCGTTCGAGAACGCCGAGTGGTTCGAGGACCACTACCCGGGCGACTTCATCGTCGAGTACGTCGGCCAGACGCGCGGCTGGTTCTACACGCTGCACGTGCTGGCCACCGCGCTGTTCGACCGTCCGGCGTTCCGCACCGCGCTCGTGCACGGCATCGTGCTCGGCGACGACGGCCGCAAGATGTCCAAGAGCCTGCGCAACTACCCGGACGTCTCGGAGGTCTTCGCCCGCGACGGCGCCGACGCCATGCGCTGGTTCCTCATGTCCAGCCCCATCCTGCGCGGCGGCAACCTCGTCACCACCGAGGCCGGCATCCGCGACGGCGTGCGCCAGGTGCTGCTGCCGCTGTGGAGCACCTGGTACTTCCTCGCCCTCTACGCCGGCGCCTTGCGTCCCGACGGCGCTCAGGACGACGACGGCGCAGGGATCGTCGGCCGCTGGCGCACCGACTCGCCCCACGAGCTCGACAGGTACGTCCTCGCCAGCCTGCGCGACCTGGTCGGCCAGGTGCGCGGCCAGCTCGACGCCCTCGACGTCGCCGGGGCCTGCGAGAGCGTCCGCGTCTTCCTCGACCTGCTCACCAACTGGTACGTGCGGCGCTCGCGGGAGCGGTTCTGGGGCAACGGCCCGGACGCCGTCGACGCCGTCGACACCCTCCACACGGTGCTGGAGGTGCTCACCCGCGTGGTGGCGCCGCTGCTGCCGCTCACCGCGGAGGAGGTGTGGCGCGGCCTGACCGGCGGACGCAGCGTGCACCTGGCCGACTACCCCTCCGTGGAGGACCTCCCGGGCGACCCGGACCTCGTGGAGGCCATGGACGCCGTGCGCGCCGCGTGCTCGGCGGCCCTGGGCCTGCGCAAGGCCGGCGGTCTGCGCGTGCGGCAGCCGCTGCCGCGCCTCACGGTCGCCGTCCCCGGCGGTGGCTCCGAGGGGGCGCTGGCGCAGCTGGTCTCGCTCGTCGCGGACGAGGTCAACGTCAAGGACGTCGTCCTGCTCGACGCGGAGGACTCCGCCGCCGAGAGGTTCGGCGTGACGCAGAAGCTCACCGTCAACGCCCGGGCCGCCGGCCCGCGCATCGGCAAGCAGGTGCAGCAGGCCATCCAGGCCTCCCGCAGCGGCGCCTTCGAGGTCCGCACGGCACCCGACGGGACCGAGAGCGTGGTCGCCGGCGGGATCGAGCTGCTCCCCGGGGAGTACGAGCTGAGCACGGTCGTCGCCCAGGACACCGAGGGAGCGTCGGAGCGCGCCACCGCCACGCTGCCGGGCGGCGGCTTCGTCGTCCTGGAGACCGCCGTGGACGACGCGCTGGCGGCCGAGGGCTGGGCCAACGACGTCGTCAGGCTCGTCCAGGACGCCCGCAAGACCGCCGGCCTGCACGTCTCCGACAGGATCGCGCTGGTGCTCGACGTGCCGGACGAGCGGGAGGCGTGGGCCCGCGCCCACGCCGGCCGCATCGCCGAGGAGGTGCTCGCCACGAGCGTCGAGGTGAGGCCCGGCTCGGACGACGTGCTCGTCGAGGTCACCAAGGCCGCTGCCGCTGCGAGCGCGCGATGA
- a CDS encoding NAD(P)-dependent oxidoreductase: MTETSAENSATSTARPAVALLGTGIMGTGMARNIAAAGLPLTVWNRTRERAEPLADVATVAGSPADAVRGADVVVVMLMDADAVLDVLAQAEPGLRDGVVVVQTSTIGPDGTRRVADWAGQRGVQLLDAPVLGTKGPAEQGKLVVLASGPAAAREAARPVLEAVGARAVEQDEVGSGSALKLACNNLVATLVESVAESLVLARALGVDPHLVLEAVRGGAMDSPYVQLKGTAMLEDALDDAAFPLAGAAKDTRLIVEAARAAGVELAVAEAVQRRFAAAVEAGQGSADLAATFRAPR, translated from the coding sequence GTGACCGAGACCAGCGCTGAGAACAGCGCCACCAGCACCGCCCGACCCGCCGTCGCCCTGCTGGGCACGGGGATCATGGGCACCGGCATGGCGCGCAACATCGCCGCCGCCGGCCTGCCGCTGACCGTCTGGAACCGCACGCGCGAACGGGCCGAGCCGCTGGCCGACGTCGCCACCGTGGCGGGCTCCCCCGCCGACGCCGTCCGCGGCGCCGACGTGGTGGTGGTGATGCTCATGGACGCCGACGCCGTCCTCGACGTCCTGGCGCAGGCGGAGCCGGGGCTGCGCGACGGCGTCGTCGTCGTCCAGACCAGCACCATCGGGCCGGACGGCACCCGGCGGGTCGCGGACTGGGCGGGCCAGCGCGGCGTGCAGCTGCTCGACGCGCCGGTGCTCGGGACGAAGGGCCCGGCCGAGCAGGGGAAGCTCGTGGTGCTGGCGTCCGGACCGGCGGCGGCCCGCGAGGCGGCCCGCCCGGTGCTCGAGGCGGTGGGGGCGCGCGCGGTCGAGCAGGACGAGGTCGGGTCGGGCAGCGCGCTGAAGCTGGCGTGCAACAACCTCGTCGCGACGCTCGTGGAGTCCGTGGCGGAGTCGCTGGTGCTGGCCCGCGCCCTCGGCGTCGACCCGCACCTGGTGCTGGAGGCCGTGCGCGGCGGCGCGATGGACTCCCCGTACGTGCAGCTCAAGGGCACGGCCATGCTCGAGGACGCGCTCGACGACGCGGCGTTCCCACTGGCGGGGGCCGCCAAGGACACCCGGCTCATCGTCGAGGCCGCCCGTGCCGCCGGTGTGGAGCTGGCGGTGGCCGAGGCGGTGCAGCGGCGCTTCGCCGCGGCGGTGGAGGCCGGTCAGGGCAGCGCCGACCTCGCCGCCACCTTCCGCGCGCCCCGCTGA
- a CDS encoding AMP-binding protein, whose protein sequence is MSDGEFVALTAQGVSQHVVSRVRHVAAALPDALAVDDGAVRLDYAELERRAAALSSRIAAAAPSGEPVAVLLGHGAPAAVAVLAVLGTGAPVVVLDPTTPVARLRHYVEQSGTTTVVTDGSRAADAAELAPRVVRTDRALVALADDDAGGAAAGCAWPVPEDQLDSRAPAVIVYTSGSTGRPKGVVAHSESVLHDATTNGRGCYGPGAVIANLLPMAFSAGIGLLLAGLATGSAQVLFDPRTRPVSELPAWLLETGATVLAASPAILRGAVAALAPGEQLGRLTAVTTAGETIHAAEMDRLRTALGPGCTVHNRYGSSETWLIAEHVIAPGEAGPTGAVPVGRPVDGVSLQVVGEDGQRHATGTGRLVVTSRWLTDGYWRAPEATAAVFTAGPDGSTSYLTSDTASIGADGVVRLLGRVDHSVKIRGHLVEPGEVDAVLHALPEVREAVVVGVVPTDDDEGGRARLVAYVVPEGPAVQVPQLRRAVRSALPAFMVPEQVVLLEALPRTERGKLDRSALPTPPAVVVGGVAPRTDWERVVAAFVARALDLDGVGAHDDFFELGGDSLAAEALLASMASSLDVPSDVLTTGLIAENPTVAELAEALRRRRRAGRDAAVVTFNGSGSRRPLFVVAGAGGVALAFRRLAERLGQDQPVVALQARGLEGGGRPEWSVRSRARHHLAQLRQVQPHGPYRLAGHSLGALVALDLAQQLREAGEQVESLVVIDSFPPDPDLAPPALDGPLLRRAKVLASILLTGVVQSHGLGHYDRFHLQGKLLQRRYRTQPWDGRALVLVAADDPDAEARSRWADHLSGPWSMHRTGGDHTGVLQEPHVGPLADLVRAELAALDALDGRGAGAGHRSVGAA, encoded by the coding sequence GTGAGCGACGGGGAGTTCGTCGCCCTGACGGCGCAAGGGGTGTCCCAGCACGTCGTCAGCCGGGTCCGCCACGTGGCGGCCGCCCTGCCGGACGCGCTGGCGGTGGACGACGGGGCGGTGCGCCTCGACTACGCCGAGCTGGAGCGCCGCGCCGCCGCGCTGTCGTCCAGGATCGCCGCCGCGGCGCCGTCCGGCGAGCCGGTCGCGGTGCTGCTGGGCCACGGGGCGCCCGCCGCCGTCGCGGTGCTGGCGGTGCTCGGCACGGGCGCGCCCGTCGTCGTCCTGGACCCCACCACCCCGGTGGCGCGGCTGCGCCACTACGTCGAGCAGTCCGGCACCACCACCGTGGTCACCGACGGCTCCCGCGCCGCGGACGCCGCCGAGCTGGCCCCGCGGGTGGTCCGCACCGACCGCGCGCTGGTCGCCCTGGCCGACGACGACGCCGGGGGCGCCGCGGCCGGCTGCGCCTGGCCGGTGCCCGAGGACCAGCTCGACAGCCGCGCACCGGCCGTCATCGTCTACACCTCCGGGTCCACCGGGCGCCCGAAGGGCGTGGTGGCGCACTCGGAGTCGGTCCTGCACGACGCCACCACCAACGGCCGCGGCTGCTACGGGCCCGGCGCGGTCATCGCGAACCTCCTGCCGATGGCGTTCAGCGCCGGCATCGGCCTGCTGCTGGCGGGCCTGGCGACCGGGTCGGCCCAGGTCCTCTTCGACCCCCGCACCCGCCCCGTCTCGGAGCTGCCCGCCTGGCTGCTCGAGACCGGCGCGACCGTGCTGGCCGCCAGCCCCGCCATCCTGCGCGGCGCGGTGGCCGCCCTCGCCCCCGGCGAGCAGCTCGGGCGCCTCACCGCGGTGACCACCGCCGGCGAGACCATCCACGCCGCCGAGATGGACCGCCTGCGCACCGCGCTGGGGCCGGGGTGCACCGTGCACAACCGCTACGGCTCCTCCGAGACCTGGCTCATCGCCGAGCACGTCATCGCCCCCGGCGAGGCCGGGCCCACCGGCGCGGTGCCCGTGGGCCGCCCCGTCGACGGGGTGTCGCTGCAGGTGGTGGGCGAGGACGGCCAGCGCCACGCCACCGGCACGGGGCGTCTCGTGGTGACCTCGCGCTGGTTGACCGACGGCTACTGGAGGGCCCCCGAGGCCACGGCCGCCGTCTTCACGGCCGGCCCCGACGGCTCCACCAGCTACCTCACCAGCGACACCGCCAGCATCGGCGCCGACGGCGTGGTGCGGCTGCTGGGGCGGGTCGACCACAGCGTGAAGATCCGCGGCCACCTCGTCGAGCCGGGTGAGGTCGACGCCGTGCTGCACGCGCTGCCGGAGGTGCGCGAGGCCGTGGTGGTGGGCGTCGTCCCCACCGACGACGACGAGGGCGGCCGCGCCCGCCTCGTGGCCTACGTGGTCCCCGAGGGGCCGGCGGTGCAGGTGCCGCAGCTGCGGCGCGCCGTGCGGTCCGCGCTGCCGGCGTTCATGGTCCCCGAGCAGGTGGTGCTCCTGGAGGCGCTGCCGCGCACCGAGCGCGGCAAGCTCGACAGGTCCGCGCTGCCCACGCCGCCTGCCGTGGTGGTGGGGGGGGTCGCGCCGCGCACGGACTGGGAGCGGGTGGTGGCCGCCTTCGTGGCGCGCGCCCTCGACCTCGACGGCGTGGGCGCCCACGACGACTTCTTCGAGCTGGGCGGTGACTCCCTGGCCGCCGAGGCGCTCCTGGCCTCGATGGCGTCCTCGCTGGACGTGCCCTCCGACGTGCTCACCACCGGCCTCATCGCCGAGAACCCGACGGTCGCCGAGCTCGCCGAGGCGCTGCGCCGGCGCCGCCGCGCCGGCCGGGACGCGGCGGTGGTGACGTTCAACGGGTCCGGCTCGCGCCGCCCGCTGTTCGTAGTGGCCGGGGCCGGTGGCGTGGCGCTGGCGTTCCGGCGCCTCGCCGAGCGCCTCGGCCAGGACCAGCCGGTGGTCGCCCTGCAGGCGCGCGGCCTGGAGGGCGGTGGACGCCCGGAGTGGTCGGTCCGCAGCCGGGCCCGCCACCACCTGGCGCAGCTGCGCCAGGTGCAGCCGCACGGCCCCTACCGCCTGGCCGGCCACTCCCTGGGCGCCCTGGTGGCGCTCGACCTCGCCCAGCAGCTGCGCGAGGCGGGGGAGCAGGTCGAGTCGCTGGTGGTCATCGACTCCTTCCCGCCCGACCCCGACCTCGCGCCGCCGGCGCTGGACGGGCCGCTGCTGCGGCGCGCCAAGGTGCTGGCCTCGATCCTGCTCACCGGCGTGGTCCAGAGCCACGGGCTCGGGCACTACGACAGGTTCCACCTGCAGGGCAAGCTGCTGCAGCGCCGCTACCGGACGCAGCCGTGGGACGGCCGCGCCCTGGTGCTGGTGGCCGCCGACGACCCCGACGCCGAGGCCCGCTCCCGCTGGGCGGACCACCTCAGCGGCCCCTGGTCGATGCACCGCACCGGCGGCGACCACACCGGGGTGCTGCAGGAGCCCCACGTCGGCCCCCTGGCCGACCTCGTCCGCGCCGAGCTCGCCGCCCTCGACGCCCTCGACGGGCGCGGAGCGGGCGCCGGGCACCGCTCGGTCGGCGCCGCCTGA
- a CDS encoding sugar phosphate isomerase/epimerase family protein produces the protein MHLSALTLKTTGFAQRVRAAASAGYAGIGLGAADYLSARRSGIAEDDIRGYLTRAGLEVVELEFLRDWWTEADVRGTRLEEDILLHLADLTGAQQINVGLFDVVPDDVVRRGFERLCTRAARHGLRIGVEFMPYAELRTLAAARALVEDVGAPNSGLILDAWHWHRSGGSLEEVAAVAEDGLVVSVQLCDALPEPLADLREEGRHHRQLPGTGAVDLQAWLEALAPALEGSSARPAATVATEVLSDAVVADGAGEACRLTFDAGRRVLEAFADRRDALDR, from the coding sequence TTGCACCTGTCGGCGCTGACGCTCAAGACCACGGGGTTCGCCCAGCGCGTGCGTGCCGCGGCCTCGGCCGGGTACGCCGGCATCGGTCTGGGCGCCGCCGACTACCTCAGCGCGCGCCGCAGCGGCATCGCGGAGGACGACATCCGCGGCTACCTGACCCGTGCGGGTCTGGAGGTGGTGGAGCTGGAGTTCCTGCGCGACTGGTGGACCGAGGCCGACGTGCGGGGCACGCGCCTGGAGGAGGACATCCTCCTGCACCTGGCCGACCTCACCGGGGCCCAGCAGATCAACGTCGGCCTCTTCGACGTGGTCCCCGACGACGTGGTGCGCCGCGGCTTCGAGCGGCTCTGCACCCGCGCGGCCCGCCACGGGCTGCGGATCGGCGTGGAGTTCATGCCCTACGCCGAGCTCCGCACCCTGGCCGCGGCGCGAGCGCTGGTCGAGGACGTCGGCGCCCCGAACTCCGGGCTGATCCTCGACGCCTGGCACTGGCACCGCTCCGGCGGCTCGCTGGAGGAGGTCGCGGCCGTGGCCGAGGACGGCCTCGTGGTCTCGGTGCAGCTGTGCGACGCGCTGCCCGAGCCGCTGGCGGACCTGCGCGAGGAGGGCCGCCACCACCGCCAGCTCCCCGGGACCGGCGCGGTGGACCTGCAGGCCTGGCTCGAAGCGCTCGCCCCGGCGCTGGAGGGCTCCTCCGCCCGGCCCGCGGCCACCGTGGCCACCGAGGTGCTGTCCGACGCGGTGGTCGCCGACGGCGCGGGCGAGGCCTGCCGGCTGACCTTCGACGCCGGACGGCGCGTGCTCGAGGCCTTCGCCGACCGGCGGGACGCGCTGGACCGGTGA
- a CDS encoding SDR family oxidoreductase, producing the protein MSSDAARTRDPQSPTAVVTGASSGIGAATVRRLRAEGYRVLAVARRTDRLTALAGETGCETLTADLTDPSDVDALRAAVAERFDGDLTALVNNAGGAFGTETVEHGKVEDWQRMFDVNVLATLRTTQALLPALRAGRGGDVLVMSSTAARIAYEGGGGYTAAKHAESVMAETLRLELAGDPVRVLEVAPGMVKTDEFALNRTGGDRARAEAVYAGVREPLVAEDVADCVAWMLTRPRHVNVDLLVVRPLAQAAQHKVVREQR; encoded by the coding sequence ATGAGCTCCGACGCCGCCCGCACCCGCGACCCCCAGAGCCCCACCGCCGTCGTGACGGGAGCCAGCTCGGGCATCGGAGCGGCCACCGTGCGCCGCCTGCGCGCCGAGGGCTACCGCGTGCTCGCCGTCGCCCGCCGCACCGACCGCCTGACCGCCCTCGCCGGCGAGACCGGCTGCGAGACCCTCACCGCCGACCTCACCGACCCCAGCGACGTCGACGCGCTGCGCGCCGCCGTGGCGGAGCGCTTCGACGGGGACCTCACGGCGCTGGTCAACAACGCCGGGGGCGCCTTCGGCACCGAGACCGTGGAGCACGGGAAGGTCGAGGACTGGCAGCGCATGTTCGACGTCAACGTGCTCGCCACCCTGCGCACCACCCAGGCCCTGCTGCCGGCGCTGCGCGCGGGCCGCGGCGGCGACGTGCTGGTGATGAGCTCCACCGCCGCGCGCATCGCCTACGAGGGCGGCGGCGGGTACACGGCGGCCAAGCACGCCGAGTCCGTCATGGCCGAGACGCTGCGCCTGGAGCTGGCCGGTGACCCCGTCCGCGTGCTCGAGGTGGCGCCGGGGATGGTGAAGACCGACGAGTTCGCCCTCAACCGCACCGGCGGTGACCGCGCGAGGGCCGAGGCCGTCTACGCGGGCGTGCGGGAGCCGCTGGTGGCCGAGGACGTCGCCGACTGCGTGGCGTGGATGCTCACGCGGCCCCGCCACGTCAACGTGGACCTGCTCGTGGTGCGCCCGCTGGCGCAGGCCGCGCAGCACAAGGTGGTGCGCGAGCAGCGGTGA